From the Candidatus Binatia bacterium genome, the window CTCGCGATTTTTGTTTAGTCGCGGTGGAACTTCAGCTTGGATCGGAACGTTCGGCGTCCGCGACTAAACAAAAATCGCGAGACTAACCAACGTCCCCTCAGAAGCGGTAGCTGAGCTCCGCGCCGTAAGTCCGCGGCGGCGCGTAGTACCAGACCAAGTTCCCGAATGTTGAAACGAACGGTGAGACGAAGTTGAAGTTGGCTTCGTCGGTCAGGTTCCGGCCCCACAGCGCGACCTGTGCTCGGTCATCGAGAAAATCGTAGCTGAGCCGAGCGTGGAGCAAGTTGTAGCCACGCTGCGTCGCCTGGGGCACTTCGGTGCCCGCCCAATTGATCGCAGCGTTGTAGGCCCAATCGACGCGCGGCGTGATCCAGCCATCGAGCCACCCGGGACCGCCCGCCTCGATCCCGAAGGAATACTGAAACGAGAGGTACGACTGGAGGTCGGGAACGCCGATGAATCGCTGACCGGCGCGGTCGATCGGCTCCCCATCGAGATCGCTGATGGATTCAAAGGTGTCGTACGTCGCGTCGAGATAGCCGATCGAACCGCGAATCTGCGCACCCTCGAACGGGACCGCGAGGATCTCGACCTCGACCCCCTGTGTGGCCGCCTTCCCGGCGTTCAGCGTCTGGCGATTCGTCTGAATCCCGCCGGGCGCGTCAGGGTCTTCGGCGACCTC encodes:
- a CDS encoding TonB-dependent receptor; the protein is MNAGKAATQGVEVEILAVPFEGAQIRGSIGYLDATYDTFESISDLDGEPIDRAGQRFIGVPDLQSYLSFQYSFGIEAGGPGWLDGWITPRVDWAYNAAINWAGTEVPQATQRGYNLLHARLSYDFLDDRAQVALWGRNLTDEANFNFVSPFVSTFGNLVWYYAPPRTYGAELSYRF